Proteins from a single region of Flavobacterium sp. YJ01:
- a CDS encoding DEAD/DEAH box helicase: MQPTKSFQFCFDISFEKNLNAYIPTAYIAENTIEIKYLDKKATKGVLESFGIDFENLDSNSKRILTICESLKPEFIFKKFGAKIKSAKTIADLKKDSKIDFAIRQHLQFNLSPFYDLIVKEQFPLSLNLGPEKDFYRSRISIDPLDFEPQIQFDKHAEGITYTLSLKENETTFLPMNKTADILLDEPGWLIIDKKLGRLKELNAKKLTPFLKKKSIEIPSKLVDDYFKNFIPAIAKKIDIEANGFEIELRDQIVSCTIQPFFDFFKNCYYLNLYFDYNGYIFDASKSKKTHSFVDFAIANEPKIIQFKRNADENLYIEKLVEIGLEKIKNELFGLNSDLETSDPYVNIQLIIDHKEKLESLGFTIQNLKLESKEIITESNTISIAKETKADWFDIKIIITVGNYKINFSEIIPNIKSKERLFALPDGNYFLIPLEWFSKYGSLAKLAKIENGELLLRKSNFTALDGISEIDNDLDQIHKAEFTASDLIKATLRPYQIDGVKWLLGHFNSNMGACLADDMGLGKTLQTLSVLVSVQEQLGFTTKTTNFDLFANETTIEREPLKALIVLPSSLVFNWFNEAGKFTPHFSRMQYVGNDRKLLASRLDSTDLIFTSYSIVHRDISILEKYDFHYLILDESQYIKNKNSKIFKAINKISTGHKIALSGTPIENSLDDLWSQMQFINPDILGSYAFFMENFKNPIEKKQNEEVLKELKNLIQPYILRRTKEQVLKDLPELTEQIYYCDMDPEQEKLYEKEKSKARNFLLKTDGSPDKISIINTLMKLRQLSNHPKMVDAESEIDSGKYIAVTNYLENLIKAKQKVIIFSSFVTNLNFYTDWCKENKIDFCEITGETPASKREQEVKRFQEKENPLLFFISLKAGGVGLNITKASYVLFLDPWWNPFAEKQGVGRAHRIGQMNKVNVIRFISKNTVEEKIIKLQENKKLLSDSLLEESYINDEIESNLEYILGS; this comes from the coding sequence TTGCAACCTACAAAATCATTTCAGTTCTGTTTTGATATCAGTTTTGAAAAAAATCTGAATGCCTATATTCCCACAGCGTATATTGCTGAAAATACTATTGAAATCAAATATCTAGACAAAAAAGCAACAAAAGGCGTGCTTGAAAGTTTCGGAATTGATTTCGAAAATTTAGATTCTAATTCTAAAAGGATTCTCACTATTTGCGAATCTTTAAAACCTGAATTTATTTTTAAAAAATTTGGTGCAAAAATTAAATCGGCTAAAACGATTGCCGATTTAAAAAAAGATTCCAAAATTGATTTTGCGATTCGCCAGCATTTACAATTTAATTTAAGTCCGTTTTACGATTTGATTGTAAAGGAACAATTTCCGCTTTCTTTAAATTTAGGACCCGAAAAGGATTTTTATCGTTCTAGAATTAGCATCGATCCGTTGGATTTTGAACCTCAGATTCAATTTGACAAACATGCTGAAGGAATCACTTATACCCTTTCATTAAAAGAAAATGAAACTACATTTCTTCCAATGAATAAAACTGCTGATATTCTTTTAGACGAACCTGGCTGGTTAATTATCGACAAGAAATTAGGCCGATTAAAAGAATTGAATGCTAAAAAACTAACTCCTTTTTTGAAGAAAAAATCGATCGAAATTCCTTCAAAATTAGTCGATGATTATTTTAAAAATTTTATTCCAGCTATAGCCAAAAAAATCGATATTGAAGCAAATGGTTTTGAAATTGAACTTCGCGACCAAATTGTTTCCTGTACAATTCAGCCTTTTTTTGATTTCTTTAAAAACTGTTATTATCTCAATCTTTATTTTGATTATAACGGTTATATTTTTGATGCCAGCAAAAGCAAAAAAACACATTCGTTTGTTGATTTCGCGATAGCGAATGAACCTAAAATTATTCAGTTTAAGAGAAATGCTGATGAGAATTTATATATCGAAAAATTAGTTGAAATTGGTTTAGAAAAAATCAAAAATGAATTATTTGGATTAAATTCTGATTTAGAAACCTCTGATCCTTACGTTAATATACAATTGATTATTGATCATAAAGAAAAACTTGAAAGTTTAGGTTTTACCATTCAAAATTTAAAACTCGAAAGCAAGGAAATCATTACAGAAAGCAATACAATTTCGATTGCAAAAGAGACAAAAGCAGATTGGTTTGATATTAAAATTATAATTACGGTTGGCAATTATAAGATTAATTTCAGTGAAATAATTCCGAACATAAAAAGTAAAGAAAGGCTTTTTGCATTGCCCGACGGAAACTACTTTTTAATTCCGTTAGAATGGTTTAGCAAATACGGTTCTTTGGCTAAATTGGCTAAAATCGAAAATGGCGAATTACTTTTACGCAAAAGCAATTTTACTGCTTTGGACGGAATTTCAGAAATCGACAATGATTTAGATCAAATTCACAAAGCTGAATTTACCGCTTCAGATCTTATAAAAGCAACTTTAAGACCTTATCAAATTGATGGCGTAAAATGGCTGTTAGGTCATTTCAATTCCAATATGGGCGCATGTCTTGCCGATGATATGGGACTTGGAAAAACACTTCAAACTTTGTCTGTTCTGGTTTCTGTGCAAGAACAATTGGGTTTCACGACCAAAACAACCAATTTTGATTTGTTTGCAAACGAAACTACGATTGAAAGAGAACCTCTTAAAGCTTTGATTGTCTTACCTTCTTCATTGGTTTTTAACTGGTTTAACGAAGCTGGAAAGTTTACGCCACACTTTTCTAGAATGCAATATGTTGGCAACGACAGAAAATTACTGGCCAGCAGATTAGATTCAACCGATTTAATTTTTACAAGTTATAGTATTGTTCATCGTGATATTTCCATTTTAGAAAAATACGATTTCCATTATCTGATTTTAGACGAAAGTCAATACATTAAAAACAAAAATTCTAAGATTTTTAAGGCCATAAATAAAATTAGTACAGGTCATAAAATCGCTTTAAGCGGTACGCCAATCGAAAATTCGCTTGACGATTTATGGTCGCAAATGCAATTTATAAATCCGGATATCTTGGGCAGTTATGCTTTTTTTATGGAAAACTTCAAAAATCCGATTGAGAAAAAGCAAAATGAAGAAGTTTTAAAGGAATTAAAAAATCTTATTCAACCTTATATTTTACGACGAACTAAAGAACAGGTTTTAAAAGATTTACCAGAATTGACCGAACAGATTTATTATTGCGATATGGATCCAGAACAGGAGAAATTATACGAAAAAGAAAAATCTAAGGCTCGTAATTTCTTGCTTAAAACTGACGGATCTCCTGATAAAATCAGTATTATTAATACTTTGATGAAATTGCGTCAGTTGAGTAATCACCCAAAAATGGTAGATGCAGAATCAGAAATTGATTCTGGAAAATATATTGCGGTTACAAATTATCTTGAAAATTTGATTAAAGCGAAACAAAAAGTAATCATTTTCAGTTCGTTTGTTACCAATCTTAATTTTTATACCGATTGGTGTAAAGAAAATAAAATTGATTTTTGTGAAATTACTGGAGAAACGCCTGCAAGCAAACGAGAACAAGAAGTAAAGCGTTTTCAGGAAAAAGAAAATCCGTTGTTATTTTTTATTTCGCTTAAAGCGGGAGGAGTCGGTTTAAATATTACGAAAGCTTCTTACGTTTTATTTTTAGATCCGTGGTGGAATCCTTTCGCAGAAAAACAAGGAGTGGGACGAGCGCATAGAATTGGGCAAATGAATAAAGTAAATGTGATTCGTTTTATTTCGAAAAATACGGTTGAGGAAAAAATCATTAAACTGCAGGAAAACAAAAAATTGTTATCAGATTCGCTTTTAGAAGAAAGTTATATTAACGATGAAATCGAAAGTAATCTGGAATATATTTTGGGTTCTTAA